Proteins encoded in a region of the Triticum dicoccoides isolate Atlit2015 ecotype Zavitan chromosome 3A, WEW_v2.0, whole genome shotgun sequence genome:
- the LOC119269322 gene encoding rhomboid-like protein 20, protein MSGGLPGFHNAPVSRAVVVAAALFSVPFGLRSRFLDLGLSHQNLYENLRIWRVIASLFAFSSSPELIFGVALLYYFRVFERQIGSNKYAVFIVFSMTVSVLLQILALGYLKDPSFNPLTSGPYGLIFASYVPFFFDIPISTKFRIFGLQLCDKSFVYLAGLQLLFSSGRRSVIPGLSGILAGLLYRLNIFGIRRLKVPEYVTSLFSRLSWPFSNNSYQRLPIATTDENIPHRQTHQMQGTHTTTPDPTESSIVTLVSMGFDPASAIQALALTNNDVNLASNILLEAQST, encoded by the exons ATGAGCGGCGGACTTCCGGGTTTCC ACAATGCGCCGGTGTCGAGGGCCGTGGTCGTCGCCGCCGCGCTCTTCTCCGTCCCGTTCGGCCTCCGCTCCCGCTTCCTCGACCTAGGCCTGTCCCACCAG AATCTTTACGAAAATCTGCGGATATGGAGGGTGATTGCCTCGTTGTTTGCCTTCTCGTCATCGCCTGAGCTCATCTTTGGGGTGGCCTTGCTCTACTACTTCAGGGTGTTCGAGCGTCAGATAGGTTCAAACAAGTATGCT GTGTTCATAGTCTTCTCCATGACGGTGTCTGTACTGCTTCAGATCCTAGCTTTAGGTTATCTGAAAG ATCCATCTTTCAATCCATTAACATCTGGACCATATGGCCTCATATTTGCATCTTATGTACCCTTCTTCTTTGACATTCCCATCTCAACAAAGTTTCGCATATTTGGACTGCAATTATGTGACAAGTCATTCGTATATTTGGCAGGGCTCCAG CTTCTTTTCTCATCTGGAAGACGTTCTGTTATACCTGGACTGTCTGGTATATTGGCTGGGCTTTTGTACCGTCTGAATATATTTGGTATCCGCAGGCTAAAG GTCCCAGAGTATGTAACTTCATTGTTTTCACGGTTATCATGGCCCTTCTCTAACAACTCTTATCAAAGATTGCCAATTGCAACAACTGATGAGAACATTCCTCATCGCCAGACTCATCAAATGCAG GGCACGCACACAACTACCCCAGATCCAACGGAGTCGTCAATTGTCACGcttgtttccatgggttttgaccctgcttCTGCAATTCAGGCTCTTGCACTGACAAATAATGACGTAAATTTAGCCTCGAACATCCTGCTTGAAGCACAATCGACATAG
- the LOC119269321 gene encoding tubulin beta-2 chain gives MREILHIQGGQCGNQIGAKFWEVVCDEHGIDPTGRYTGTSDLQLERVNVYYNEASCGRFVPRAVLMDLEPGTMDSVRTGPYGQIFRPDNFVFGQSGAGNNWAKGHYTEGAELIDSVLDVVRKEAENCDCLQGFQVCHSLGGGTGSGMGTLLISKIREEYPDRMMLTFSVFPSPKVSDTVVEPYNATLSVHQLVENADECMVLDNEALYDICFRTLKLTTPSFGDLNHLISATMSGVTCCLRFPGQLNSDLRKLAVNLIPFPRLHFFMVGFAPLTSRGSQQYRALTVPELTQQMWDAKNMMCAADPRHGRYLTASAMFRGKMSTKEVDEQMINVQNKNSSYFVEWIPNNVKSSVCDIPPTGLSMASTFVGNSTSIQEMFRRVSEQFTAMFRRKAFLHWYTGEGMDEMEFTEAESNMNDLVSEYQQYQDATADEEGEYEDEDQEPEEDM, from the exons ATGAGGGAAATCCTGCACATCCAGGGTGGGCAATGCGGCAACCAGATCGGTGCCAAGTTCTGGGAGGTGGTGTGTGATGAGCATGGCATTGACCCAACTGGGCGCTACACCGGTACCTCTGACCTGCAGTTGGAGCGTGTCAATGTCTACTACAATGAGGCCTCCTGTGGTCGCTTTGTGCCCCGGGCTGTTCTTATGGACCTTGAGCCTGGCACCATGGACAGTGTCCGCACTGGCCCTTACGGGCAGATCTTCCGCCCTGACAACTTCGTCTTTGGGCAATCTGGTGCGGGTAACAATTGGGCCAAGGGCCACTACACCGAGGGTGCTGAGCTTAtcgattctgttttggatgttgtgAGGAAGGAGGCTGAGAACTGTGACTGTCTGCAAG GATTCCAAGTATGCCACTCTCTTGGTGGTGGTACCGGGTCTGGCATGGGTACCCTGTTGATATCTAAAATCAGGGAGGAGTACCCTGACCGCATGATGCTGACGTTCTCAGTGTTCCCCTCACCAAAAGTATCTGATACTGTGGTTGAGCCATACAATGCAACTCTCTCAGTCCATCAGCTGGTTGAGAATGCTGACGAGTGCATGGTTCTTGACAATGAGGCTCTCTATGACATCTGTTTCAGGACTCTTAAGCTGACCACACCTAGCT TTGGGGACTTGAACCATTTAATCTCTGCTACCATGAGTGGAGTCACATGCTGCCTAAGGTTCCCTGGTCAGCTGAATTCCGACCTCCGGAAGCTGGCAGTGAACCTTATCCCATTCCCCCGCCTCCACTTCTTCATGGTGGGCTTTGCTCCATTGACATCCCGTGGGTCTCAGCAGTACCGTGCCCTCACTGTCCCAGAGCTCACACAGCAAATGTGGGATGCCAAGAACATGATGTGCGCCGCCGATCCTCGCCATGGCCGTTACCTCACCGCCTCTGCCATGTTCCGTGGAAAGATGAGCACAAAGGAGGTCGACGAGCAGATGATCAACGTCCAGAACAAGAACTCATCCTACTTTGTGGAGTGGATCCCCAACAATGTCAAGTCCAGCGTCTGTGACATCCCACCGACAGGGCTCTCCATGGCGTCCACCTTCGTTGGCAACTCGACCTCCATCCAGGAGATGTTCCGGAGGGTGAGCGAGCAGTTCACTGCCATGTTCAGGAGGAAGGCTTTCTTGCATTGGTACACTGGTGAAGGCATGGACGAGATGGAGTTCACTGAGGCTGAGAGCAACATGAACGACCTTGTCTCGGAGTACCAGCAGTACCAGGATGCTACTGCCGATGAGGAGGGCGAGTACGAGGATGAAGATCAGGAGCCTGAGGAGGACATGTAA